A stretch of the Vigna radiata var. radiata cultivar VC1973A chromosome 7, Vradiata_ver6, whole genome shotgun sequence genome encodes the following:
- the LOC106765805 gene encoding protein MICROTUBULE BINDING PROTEIN 2C has translation MQRFMDLQENSELSETNSWLSSKEHALASGAAPNTNLDRDLFNDLVGIVPLVQSLIDRKANSSFTRRGSMIYTKTPTRESLSKRVTDTKSRNAAQSIPAKKKRDHGEKEQGKFGGNDIDAYSTFSSRDSEELNVLKEQVEELQRKLLEKDELLRSAENTRDQLNAFSAKLDELKHQASEKDTLLRFTQQQLSDAKIKLADKQAALEKIQWEAMTSTKKVEKLQDELGSMQADISSFTLLLEGLSKTDTAKYTDNYDVKPYDFSHLPSIDDLDEMDLQEMEEARKAYMAAVGITKERQDEESIAAAANARLHLQSFVFKSKDFNL, from the exons ATGCAGCGTTTCATGGATTTGCAGGAGAATTCGGAGTTGTCTGAGACCAATTCATGGCTTTCATCGAAAGAGCACGCGTTAGCGTCCGGTGCGGCGCCCAATACCAATTTGGATCGCGACCTTTTCAACGACCTCGTCGGCATTGTCCCTCTCGTTCAGTCACTCATC GATCGTAAAGCGAACAGTTCGTTCACGCGGCGTGGTTCCATGATCTACACCAAGACACCTACAAGAGAATCGTTGTCTAAAAGA GTAACGGATACTAAAAGTAGGAATGCTGCCCAGTCTATTCCTGCCAAAAAGAAAAGGGATCATGGAGAAAAAGAACAAGGAAAATTTGGTGGCAATGACATTGATGCTTATTCCACATTTTCTTCAAGAGACAGTGAAGAGTTGAATGTGTTGAAGGAGCAGGTAGAGGAACTTCAGAGGAAATTGTTGGAGAAAGATGAACTTCTAAGGTCAGCAGAAAACACAAGAGACCAGTTGAATGCTTTTAGCGCAAAACTTGATGAGCTGAAACACCAGGCTTCAGAAAAGGACACGTTACTTAGGTTTACGCAACAGCAGCTCTCTGATGCTAAA ATTAAGCTCGCAGACAAGCAAGCTGCTCTTGAAAAGATACAGTGGGAAGCTATGACATCCACCAAGAAAGTAGAGAAACTTCAGGATGAGCTAGGTTCCATGCAAGCGGATATTTCATCATTCACGTTATTACTGGAAGGATTATCAAAAACTGACACTGCTAAATACACCGACAATTATGATGTGAAGCCTTATGATTTCAGTCATCTGCCAAGTATT GATGATTTGGACGAGATGGATTTACAGGAAATGGAAGAAGCTAGAAAAGCTTATATGGCTGCTGTTGGTATTACCAAGGAAAGACAAGACGAGGAATCTATTGCGGCTGCTGCTAATGCTAGGTTACATCTTCAGTCATTTGTTTTCAAATCCAAAGATTTTAACCTGTAA
- the LOC106765803 gene encoding dof zinc finger protein DOF5.4-like, whose translation MQQIHSMAPGTAGGGGGGSRFFSGTAATDRRLRPHHQNHQALKCPRCDSLNTKFCYYNNYNLSQPRHFCKNCRRYWTKGGVLRNVPVGGGCRKSKRSNKPAKTSDAVPPPPPPDPDHSSSESSSLTAAAAEPVSAPINSDSTNMQESKLSVPVDPVLETNPLEQGAGDCGGIFSEIGPFTSLIATSTNEPLGFGFGNGLPDASSFQWQHSKVSSNQELKLAESSFLDHTVDLSTLHGKTNHGTFGSLDWQGGADQGLFDLPNTVDHAYWSHTHWSDHDNSSLFHLP comes from the coding sequence ATGCAGCAAATACACTCCATGGCACCGGGAACAgctggaggaggaggaggaggatcAAGGTTTTTCTCCGGCACCGCCGCCACGGACAGGAGGCTCCGACCCCACCACCAGAACCACCAGGCCCTTAAGTGCCCCCGCTGTGACTCCCTCAACACCAAGTTCTGTTACTACAACAACTACAACCTCTCCCAGCCTCGCCACTTCTGCAAAAACTGCCGCCGCTACTGGACCAAGGGAGGCGTCCTCCGCAACGTCCCCGTCGGCGGCGGGTGCCGTAAATCCAAACGCTCCAACAAACCCGCGAAAACCTCCGACGCCGTCCCCCCGCCCCCGCCGCCCGACCCGGACCATTCCAGCAGCGAGAGCTCGAGCCTGACCGCCGCTGCCGCGGAGCCCGTATCGGCGCCGATAAACTCTGATTCCACCAACATGCAAGAGTCGAAGTTGTCGGTCCCCGTGGATCCTGTTTTGGAAACGAATCCTTTGGAGCAGGGAGCAGGGGACTGCGGTGGTATCTTCTCAGAGATTGGACCTTTCACCAGCCTGATCGCTACTTCCACTAACGAGCCCTTGGGTTTCGGTTTCGGCAACGGTCTGCCCGATGCGTCGTCGTTTCAGTGGCAGCACTCGAAGGTGAGCAGCAACCAGGAATTGAAGTTGGCCGAAAGCTCCTTCCTCGATCACACCGTTGATTTGTCGACACTGCATGGTAAAACCAACCACGGAACATTCGGATCGTTGGATTGGCAGGGCGGTGCGGATCAAGGTTTGTTTGATCTCCCTAACACCGTTGATCACGCTTACTGGAGTCACACTCACTGGTCTGACCACGACAATTCTTCTCTCTTCCATCTCCCCTGA
- the LOC106768410 gene encoding uncharacterized protein LOC106768410 gives MELWNRARSFAEEAAKRSNDLSLGASKLSDIITETTKEIAAQASKHLTQPSLTNDVDLHRFGITEELREFVKGITITTFEHFPLEDDTEFSDVPAISNVRQDLTDWQEKHAGLVLSTVKEISRLRYELCPRVMKERKFWRIYFILVNNHTAPYENKYMEDEKLKSSEQGKYRIVTMKPLNAELICNQEAQEISKKDNLSTSTEQDLDVFLLGEGNSDDEPDDGDGRYNDDLDKLMDNSDDEKGK, from the exons atggAGCTGTGGAACAGAGCCCGAAGCTTTGCGGAAGAAGCAGCGAAACGATCGAATGATCTGTCCTTGGGAGCTTCCAAATTGAGCGATATCATTACAGAGACCACCAAAGAGATAGCGGCACAAGCTTCCAAGCACTTGACCCAACCTTCGCTCACAAACGACGTCGATCTCCACCGTTTTGGCATCACCGAAGAGTTGAGAGAATTCGTCAAAGGGATCACCATCACTACCTTTGAACATTTCCCCCTTGAAG ATGATACGGAATTTTCTGATGTTCCTGCGATTTCAAATGTCAGGCAGGATTTAACTGATTGGCAGGAAAAACATGCCGGTCTTGTTCTTTCTACCGTCAAG GAGATTTCTCGATTGAGGTATGAACTGTGTCCACGAGTCATGAAAGAGAGGAAGTTTTggagaatatattttatacttgtGAATAATCATACTGCACC CTATGAGAATAAGTACATGGAAgatgaaaaactaaaatcttCTGAACAAGGAAAATATCGCATAGTCACGATGAAACCATTAAATGCTGAATTGATCTGTAACCAAGAGGCGCAGGAAATATCTAAAAAGGACAATTTATCAACTTCAACTGAGCAAGACTTGGATGTATTTCTTCTGGGAGAAGGAAACAGTGATGATGAGCCCG ATGATGGCGATGGAAGATACAATGATGATTTGGACAAATTGATGGATAATTCG